Below is a genomic region from Helianthus annuus cultivar XRQ/B chromosome 2, HanXRQr2.0-SUNRISE, whole genome shotgun sequence.
GTGAAATCGAGCTTTATAAATTCGACCCTTGGGATCTTCCTAGTAAGATTCTTGTGTTTTCATTGTTCTCATAACTAGACCGGTCTGGCAAGAAGCCAACTATATAACGGTTCTGGTTGAGTCCATTTTAAACTGGTCGGTCACTAGTTGACAAGGACCGAAACCAGTGGTTAGACAtgatttcaatatatatatatatatatatatatatatatatatatatatatatatatatatatatatatatatatatatatatatacacgtatattttttttcatttactaTATCAAACCCCATATTCTGTTTCTTACGAACTTTATATTTTGTTAAAATTGAAAGTCttctatattttttaaatatattttcatttttaaattatttACGAACTTATTCACTTTTTGAAACCGTTTTTAGAATATATATCCATTTTTAAATTATTTCTGACCCTATTCACTTTTTGAAATCGGTCTAAACAGTGGACTTGTAAGACGGTCGATAATATGACCAGCCTGGTTATAAGAACATTGTGTGTTTTCTTTTACTATTGTCGAGTTTGTTAGGGATCAATACATTTCTTGTTTGCTTGGCAGGCAAGGCGTTGTTTGGGAAGGATGAATGGTTCTTCTTTACCCCAAGAGACCGGAGATACCCGAACGGATCACGCCCCAAAAGGTCTGCGGGATCGGGCTTTTGGAAGGCTACGGGGAAAGATAAATCGATCATTGCTTCTTCAGGGGTGAAAAATATAATCGGGTTGAAGAAAGCTTTGGTTTTCTTTACCGGCAAACCCAATAAGAACAAAAAGACTAACTGGATCATGAATGAATATAGATTGCCCGACCTTTCCAGTCCATCCAGGCAAAACGGATCAATGAGAGTAATTAACTTCTTCCCATCAAATAAATTTTTGACTTTACACACCAATATCATGATATGAATTTTAACGAATAACTTAATCATAACCATTTAACCGAAAAAACCGAATCAAAATAATCAACCCAATTGAAAAACCAATGCTTCGGTTATGATTTGGTTGATTACGAATTTTTGTGGTTCGGTTATGGTTATGTATGTAACTTTTTGCAACTGCTAAAATATTATCACATTGACCGGCAAGAAACTACCCGGTTAATGTTAATTATAAAGCGTGCACTACTTTTAATACGAACAATAAGAaaaatttacatcgagatagttggtaaaggGGTAACAAGCTACGCTGATACCTTTTTTTTAATATCAAAAATAAGTCTTTTAAAACCACAAATATTAAGAGTAGTAATTAACAATAGAATCATTAATAGTTTCCCTCCACATATCATTATTGTTGAAAACATTTCAATTTTGATACCACCAAACAACCTACCATGTCGACATAACATTTGGCTATTCGTAGATATGGTTACGTATATGAATAATCAAATTAATCAAACTGACACTTAATCAGCCATCATATGTTTATTTTGTTAtacataattattattattttattttattattattattttattctaCGTATACAAAACACATGGCGAGTAATACTTACTTTCATTGGATTGGTAGGGTTGGGCGGCCACATGCCAcccataactttttttttttttttttcaacttatgattttgccccgtttaTATTTATAGTCATGCATGACACACTTTtattggcccaacaaatttacgattttatcccgttttaaaattacgattttaccatcagttcaaaattatgtttttaccatcacttaaaaataaatttacgtttTTGCTCCCAgataaaaattttcaattttgccCTTGGTTCAacattacgattttgccccgtttaaatttacagttttgccattaggttTTTTTTCTTATAATAACGATTTTGTCatctgttcaaaattatgtttttaccctcatttaaaaataaatttacgcttttccTCCGAGCTAAAAAATTCAATTTTGCCTTaggctcaaaattacgattttgctccgtttaaatttacagttttgactagggttgtaaacgaaccgaacgttcaacgaacaattcgtgaactgttcggcgggaagttcgttcgattagcttaacgagcgaacatgaacaaaaaatttcgttcggttagcttagcaaacgaacacgaacacatgtctcgttcgttcgactgcgttcgtgaacgttcggtaatatgttcggttatgttcgttcgtgttcgtttgattatattaaaaaaataataaaaaataaaccttttatctaagcATATTGAAAACTTTAAACCCTATTTTTTTCttagttagctaaaatttggacattctaaaacatttttggggataattatgtctaagagcattcacaatcAAATCTCTTACTCCATCTTTATAATTGCActaaaaacactacattttctatcttcttttcaattaaataatatttttttatacttttactattaccttttctttctcctccactcacaaccactttaaaaaatattaaaaaattatagtggtgAACTATATATTCTCCAAATTTACTAATGAACAgaatttttttctgttttttctctctcctccactcacaaaaAGTCACAACCACTCTCACATATATAGAGGTTACACTCACATACATATAGAGGATccattgtgaatgctctaattTAGTTAAATTTGATTTATCGTTTGGTggtgtagtagacttcttgtgttttgatttatcatttgacggttgtatttaactacttacatccaatgtttaaggataccaatgtttttatttttttattattttcaagttaaatgttcgtttgcgttcgtttttatttgcttgcgttcgtttgtgttcgacaccagtgttcacgaactgttcgtgaacaactgaatttccttaatgaacgaacacgaacataaatttatgttcggtatgcgttcgtgaacagttcgcgaacatgttaatttccttaacgaacgaacacgaacatggccttgttcgtgttcgctcggttcgtttacagccctagttttGACATTAGTTTTTTTCCTCACACaaccaagttacgattttgccctcaacccCATTGGTCCATtgaatttacgattttatccctgaaaCAAAATTATTATTTCCCCTcagttcaaagttatgttttCCCCGTCGTTTTAatttttctagcaaaactataaaagttttttgttttaattggttgacttgatttaattttttttttttcgtctaAAGGAGCTGTCTAACACTCGCTTATTAgttctgaaaaattacagttttgccctgagcccaaaattacaGTCTTATCATcggtttcgttttttttttttcctaacaaaattataatagtgtttttttaattgattgagaactATTCGactatcgccccgcaacgcgggcaggACTTTAACTAGTATGGTATATGTGACAAAAGTTTTGTTATATCTTTTTTGTAAATGATATATTAGTTGTCACATCGTCTCGTTTCTAGATCAAAAGGATCACTAATGTTACCCAACTATCTATTCCGATAACCAATTTGACTTAGAACGTTTATAATCGCAACCGTCCATTTAtgcaaatataaaaactaaaacatCTATTAATGATTCGGTTTTAAACCATAGCCGAACCGAACCATGCTAGCCTATTACATACTATTGTAGAGGCTGGACCTGGGAGGGGCAGGTGGATGACGGCCCAGGACCCAATCTCCTCGAGGGATCAaaatatatttgaaaaaaaatatatgtgtgtgcatgtatatgtatttaaaaaaaaaaaaactatatactttgttaaacacttaaaccAACGTTTAATTGTTTTAGGCCTAATAAATTAGAGCCCGTTAATATTTTAATTGGTTGGCCCAGTATTGTTTTTTAAACCCAAATAAAATAAAGGGTTGCTTCCAAAAACGCTAGAATAGCTTTACAATTCGCTTAAGTAAATTAAATCATTTTGCTACAatacttttgttttgtttattgttaTGACAATTATTGTCATTTTATAGACTTTTTATATATGAATTATTAACTTTATACTATAGCAGCCCATTTTTTTCTATTCTCCCGTGCCCCAAATATTTTCGAGGATTCTCGGGGACGGCTCCCCCATTGTAATTGTCGATTATTTGGTTATATGTCTCGTGTTTTCCATTTTACTGACAGTTGGACGACTGGGTGCTATGTCGGATTCGCCAAAAAGGCAACAATTCAAAGAACATCTCAGAAGTAGATGAAATTCCAAAAAATAAGTTGATGGATGGTCAATTTGCAACCATAACACAGGAACTCCCTTCAGCCTACATGACTACAAACATAAATTCCGACATAATGTCAAGGTTCAGGGATTT
It encodes:
- the LOC110927085 gene encoding NAC domain-containing protein 68 — its product is MEVGEDFPRLPPGFRFHPSDEELIVHYLFNKVKLRSLPAEVIGEIELYKFDPWDLPSKALFGKDEWFFFTPRDRRYPNGSRPKRSAGSGFWKATGKDKSIIASSGVKNIIGLKKALVFFTGKPNKNKKTNWIMNEYRLPDLSSPSRQNGSMRLDDWVLCRIRQKGNNSKNISEVDEIPKNKLMDGQFATITQELPSAYMTTNINSDIMSRFRDFQLMASILVSQDLPTMVETCSPELLHVSPDNNGQVYDDGDVTFGGFDEAPPHHGWIM